From Solea solea chromosome 20, fSolSol10.1, whole genome shotgun sequence, one genomic window encodes:
- the kiaa1522 gene encoding uncharacterized protein KIAA1522 homolog isoform X3, whose protein sequence is MFLLTQSIRIFSVTLIFFSPVTEIGLVIILPCTIFGFSTCYGTSVVMVIYLRKSIHSLLTVFKKKAGPKGNEDHKRLAVHYTTSQHHQENVFIEGSRPQYLEDLHTEALEGLKILQQEEHKNGENFADDESISSSDTLRPEQDISFKDGGECQDLEATTGNSDTTVATSVSTRPLLTPQGSTFKPPNTMKSVDTKSRKMNRRTTIMGIPNQVQKELALHRTSTFQPLVSVQHLNQDGQVTDSQSGVVIIPTVDGGSPAANKEGARVHLSELEQAAKDEQLFNNHLQAMFRDEQTLDLGFGSSVCPTSNMRPKSLAVPGMTTSSTFCPSSMLSFLQESQGPVMSISPQATYLSTIIPNAVLPASIEVIEIDRSRSRTRGSSVNHGGSVLTVSKSSLGSRDSSVSPLLSRRSDGDGFQTDHSCKNSTLMPKSTSGSNWSESQCSKTIILNPSPVSSKGSPRIGNCHTVGLNEQGSQQEHCGGDQDHVSVCSSVSTISSPNSKGENIVIVQGSESGGSGSVTVEEDAKNKCNFARSLSVMKTKQPPAPPRRTNSLHSNKFKSSSRVLMESQDLNDLMSEEVETTTKHAVVKDDIKLVTGGRSKITNPVSSSAWSSSPEVSSSPMINTQNPSKDAEGPPQPLSESRSSSPQKTPSEEEGKFERTMSPSSGYSSQSGTPTLSPKGISPTSPEKQKKPIKPERSASRASSSAASPSSSLTSLSSGTSEPVNPDVSTCSTNLLPQVTSPTVIPNKLTPTNNSSTLRVECRDLLNIPPPPKVKAPCPPPPETWVHNRRTIEFLCGPISSVSKETHKPPKIHDSTVKHAEVQPKATEEEQDLFQNQIALVEPVTELSESEEKSEAFLATYPTDAHKDLESKECPGSKTEGVQTSADAQKPDQSSSPVVTSPSNQEIHQRKGPPPVMKKPMTILHKDTPLSTEQPAETQQKEKSSRNQVEVNSSVENNVTSSHNGVIVLVDKSNNEMDRIEVPSMQTLSVEAPKVSKVSPPPTPPPAYHPTPPPSRKTPPSSVSTPPDDLQKVEEEMPVVESCWPPPPPPLEGDSVFDGEDEVDFPPPPPPFLTDNVPDVIDSCVKQLDLLSGCTVAKQDVGDTNKDSGEGGTVIQEHKPHLPDTVPQSEVYDNKAEVTVQLSTSNCDDEGYCKPEEPVSSLPDTVPPPPVEGPPMPTITQAENLVSVSALVPSNSFQRRDSLKTEDQSSSGPTVSAQSPVIVPVAPPIPTETQAVNFRRQPSIAYRDTRSKELLPRHRSAPIPKEDANIPLVTPSLLQMVRLRSVNVNEDQMSATSEDKPISHGAPVQENCPVSVPGHQHIPQKPIRKSLSLKSSPQLFTPSSVTMNSPSVRLQEAIRMKTAAMSARDGLPSRLGVRSLPYNCISEPAALSLKSPEGCDMHMSPASTASFIFSRSAKKVVIETAATSTCEAQATLKKSLAAELVQVSDQPRASTVSNGGVKCDKVPPPVARKPVHGNINPPTHHPVCSGKTENSVKGNGAIGEVQHGISGITSPETTTTRVTADTIETLF, encoded by the exons ctGGCCCGAAGGGTAATGAAGACCATAAGAGGTTGGCGGTCCACTACACAACGTCACAGCACCACCAGGAGAATGTATTCATTGAGGGCAGCAGGCCACAGTACCTGGAGGACCTGCACACTGAGGCTCTGGAGGGACTGAAGATACTGCAGCAGGAAG AACACAAAAATGGAGAGAATTTTGCTGACGATGAAAGCATCTCT TCCTCAGACACCCTGCGTCCAGAACAGGATATCAGCTTCAAGGACGGAGGTGAATGTCAGGATTTGGAAGCCACTACGGGGAATAGTGATACCACAGTAGCTACTTCTGTGTCCACAAGACCATTGCTCACTCCACAAG gtTCTACATTTAAGCCCCCAAATACAATGAAGAGCGTAGATACTAAGAGCAGGAAGATGAACAGGAGGACCACCATCATGGGTATTCCCAACCAGGTCCAGAAAGAGCTTG CACTACACAGAACTTCAACCTTCCAGCCACTTGTTTCTGTGCAGCACCTTAATCAAGATGGCCAGGTCACCGACAGCCAATCAGGCGTCGTTATTATCCCAACAGTTGATGGAGGGTCTCCAGCAGCAAATAAAGAAGGAGCAAGAGTGCACCTTTCAGAGTTGGAG CAGGCAGCCAAGGATGAACAGCTTTTTAACAACCACCTCCAGGCTATGTTCAGGGATGAGCAGACCCTCGACCTCGGCTTTGGTTCCAGTGTCTGTCCCACCTCCAACATGAGACCCAAGTCCCTTGCAGTACCTGGCAtgaccacctcctccaccttctgTCCTTCATCAATGTTAAGCTTTCTCCAAGAATCGCAG gGTCCAGTGATGTCCATATCACCTCAGGCCACTTACTTGTCGACAATTATCCCTAATGCCGTCTTGCCAGCCTCGATTGAAGTCATAGAGATAGACCGGAGCCGCAGCCGGACTCGTGGCAGCAGTGTCAACCACGGTGGTAGTGTCCTCACTGTTAGCAAAAGCAGCCTTGGATCCAGAGACTCATCAGTCAGCCCTTTGTTGTCCAGAAGATCAGACGGAGATGGTTTCCAGACTGATCACTCGTGCAAAAACTCCACACTGATGCCCAAATCAACTTCAGGGTCAAATTGGAGTGAGTCACAGTGTTCAAAGACCATTATTTTAAATCCCTCCCCAGTGTCCTCTAAAGGGAGCCCACGCATTGGTAACTGCCATACGGTGGGACTTAATGAACAGGGAAGCCAGCAAGAGCACTGTGGAGGAGATCAAGaccatgtcagtgtttgtagCTCAGTAAGCACGATTAGCAGCCCTAACAGTAAAGGTGAAAATATCGTAATAGTTCAAGGATCAGAGTCTGGTGGGTCAGGTTCAGTGACTGTAGAGGAGGATGCAAAGAACAAGTGCAACTTCGCACGCAGTCTTTCAGTTATGAAGACTAAACAACCCCCGGCACCTCCACGGAGAACAAACTCTCTTCACAGTAATAAGTTCAAGAGTAGCTCCAGGGTTCTGATGGAAAGCCAAGATCTCAATGACTTGATGTCTGAAGAGGTGGAAACTACTACAAAACATGCTGTAGTGAAAGATGACATCAAGTTGGTCACAGGAGGTAGAAGCAAGATCACCAATCCTGTATCCAGTTCTGCTTGGTCCAGCTCTCCAGAAGTTTCCTCCAGTCCAATGATCAACACACAAAACCCTTCTAAAGATGCTGAAGGACCGCCACAGCCACTGTCAGAATCAAGGAGCTCCTCCCCACAGAAAACACCTTCAGAAGAGGAGGGGAAGTTTGAAAGGACCATGTCCCCTTCCAGTGGCTACTCCAGCCAGAGTGGAACTCCAACACTCTCCCCTAAAGGTATCTCCCCAACTTCCccagaaaaacagaagaagccTATTAAACCTGAGAGATCAGCGTCTCGGGCCTCATCCTCAGCAGCTTCTCCTTCATCCTCTCTTACCTCTTTATCATCCGGTACATCTGAGCCTGTCAATCCAGATGTCTCCACATGTAGCACAAATCTTCTTCCACAAGTAACTTCACCCACAGTTATACCAAACAAACTTACACCAACTAACAATTCTTCAACTCTGAGAGTAGAATGTAGAGATCTGTTAAACATTCCACCACCTCCCAAGGTCAAAGCaccatgtcctcctcctccagagacATGGGTTCACAATAGGCGGACCATTGAGTTCTTGTGTGGTCCCATTTCCAGTGTCAGCAAAGAAACCCACAAACCCCCCAAAATACACGACAGCACAGTTAAACATGCAGAAGTCCAGCCTAAAGCCACAGAGGAAGAGCAAGATTTATTTCAAAACCAGATAGCCTTAGTCGAACCTGTCACGGAATTGTCAGAAAGTGAAGAAAAGTCGGAGGCATTCTTAGCAACATATCCCACAGATGCCCACAAAGACCTAGAGAGCAAGGAATGTCCAGGTTCCAAGACAGAGGGAGTACAAACAAGTGCAGATGCTCAGAAACCAGACCAAAGTAGTAGCCCAGTAGTGACGAGCCCCAGTAATCAAGAGATACATCAAAGGAAAGGTCCCCCTCCTGTGATGAAAAAACCCATGACAATATTGCACAAAGATACGCCGTTGTCAACAGAGCAGCCAGCAGAGACGCAGCAAAAGGAAAAGAGTAGTCGTAACCAGGTAGAAGTTAATTCATCTGTTGAGAACAACGTAACATCCTCACACAATGGGGTAATTGTTTTAGTGGATAAGAGTAATAATGAGATGGATAGAATTGAGGTACCATCCATGCAAACACTTTCTGTAGAGGCACCCAAGGTCAGTAAGGTCTCACCTCCACCTACCCCTCCCCCAGCATACCACCCTACACCTCCTCCCTCACGAAAGACACCTCCCTCATCAGTGTCTACGCCACCAGATGACTTACAGAAGGTAGAGGAGGAGATGCCTGTTGTTGAGTCTTGCTggccacctcctccacctcctttgGAAGGGGACTCAGTCTTTGATGGAGAAGACGAGGTAGactttcctcctccaccaccaccattcCTAACAGACAATGTGCCagatgtgattgacagctgtgtcAAACAGCTAGACCTTCTCAGCGGGTGTACCGTGGCGAAACAAGACGTTGGAGACACAAATAAGGATTCAGGTGAAGGTGGGACTGTCATACAggaacacaaaccacatttgcCAGACACTGTTCCACAATCAGAAGTATATGATAACAAAGCAGAGGTTACAGTGCAACTTTCAACATCTAACTGTGATGATGAGGGTTATTGCAAACCAGAGGAGCCTGTTTCATCTCTGCCAGATACTGTCCCACCTCCACCCGTAGAGGGACCTCCCATGCCAACAATTACACAAGCAGAAAACCTTGTATCAGTCTCTGCTTTAGTTCCTTCCAACAGTTTCCAGAGACGAGACTCTCTGAAAACTGAAGATCAGTCTTCCTCTGGGCCCACTGTTAGTGCCCAATCTCCAGTTATAGTCCCAGTTGCTCCCCCCATACCAACAGAGACTCAGGCGGTTAATTTTAGAAGACAACCCAGTATAGCATATCGAGACACCCGGAGCAAGGAGCTTCTTCCCCGCCACAGAAGTGCACCCATTCCTAAAGAGGATGCAAACATACCTCTCGTCACTCCCTCTCTGCTCCAAATGGTTCGCCTCAGATCAGTCAACGTGAATGAAGATCAGATGAGCGCTACTTCTGAGGACAAACCAATAAGCCACGGAGCTCCAGTTCAGGAGAATTGCCCAGTCTCAGTCCCAGGACATCAACACATTCCACAAAAGCCCATTCGCAAGTCTCTGTCTCTAAAATCTTCACCTCAGTTATTCACACCATCCTCTGTGACAATGAACTCTCCCTCAGTGCGCTTACAGGAAGCCATACGTATGAAAACTGCAgccatgtctgcaagagatgggCTTCCATCCCGACTGGGTGTAAGGTCACTCCCCTACAACTGCATCAGTGAACCCGCAGCTCTGTCTCTAAAATCACCTGAAGGGTGTGACATGCACATGTCCCCTGCCTCCACAGCCAGCTTCATCTTCTCCAGGAGCGCAAAAAAAGTCGTCATCGAGACTGCAGCTACCTCCACATGTGAAGCTCAGGCAACTCTCAAGAAAAGCTTGGCAGCCGAGCTTGTGCAGGTGTCCGACCAGCCAAGGGCTTCCACTGTCTCCAATGGTGGAGTGAAGTGTGACAAAGTTCCTCCGCCTGTCGCTAGGAAGCCGGTACATGGCAACATCAATCCTCCAACGCATCATCCTGTCTGCTCAGGAAAGACGGAGAACAGTGTTAAAGGAAATGGGGCAATAGGAGAAGTGCAACATGGAATAAGTGGAATAACATCTCCTGAGACGACAA CTACAAGGGTGACAGCGGACACGATTGAAACACTGTTCTGA
- the kiaa1522 gene encoding uncharacterized protein KIAA1522 homolog isoform X4, which produces MGNSIQKRRKKKEETRGNFSATTSPNRVREKPKSFWLFGRPDKLRAAGPKGNEDHKRLAVHYTTSQHHQENVFIEGSRPQYLEDLHTEALEGLKILQQEEHKNGENFADDESISSSDTLRPEQDISFKDGGECQDLEATTGNSDTTVATSVSTRPLLTPQGSTFKPPNTMKSVDTKSRKMNRRTTIMGIPNQVQKELALHRTSTFQPLVSVQHLNQDGQVTDSQSGVVIIPTVDGGSPAANKEGARVHLSELEQAAKDEQLFNNHLQAMFRDEQTLDLGFGSSVCPTSNMRPKSLAVPGMTTSSTFCPSSMLSFLQESQGPVMSISPQATYLSTIIPNAVLPASIEVIEIDRSRSRTRGSSVNHGGSVLTVSKSSLGSRDSSVSPLLSRRSDGDGFQTDHSCKNSTLMPKSTSGSNWSESQCSKTIILNPSPVSSKGSPRIGNCHTVGLNEQGSQQEHCGGDQDHVSVCSSVSTISSPNSKGENIVIVQGSESGGSGSVTVEEDAKNKCNFARSLSVMKTKQPPAPPRRTNSLHSNKFKSSSRVLMESQDLNDLMSEEVETTTKHAVVKDDIKLVTGGRSKITNPVSSSAWSSSPEVSSSPMINTQNPSKDAEGPPQPLSESRSSSPQKTPSEEEGKFERTMSPSSGYSSQSGTPTLSPKGISPTSPEKQKKPIKPERSASRASSSAASPSSSLTSLSSGTSEPVNPDVSTCSTNLLPQVTSPTVIPNKLTPTNNSSTLRVECRDLLNIPPPPKVKAPCPPPPETWVHNRRTIEFLCGPISSVSKETHKPPKIHDSTVKHAEVQPKATEEEQDLFQNQIALVEPVTELSESEEKSEAFLATYPTDAHKDLESKECPGSKTEGVQTSADAQKPDQSSSPVVTSPSNQEIHQRKGPPPVMKKPMTILHKDTPLSTEQPAETQQKEKSSRNQVEVNSSVENNVTSSHNGVIVLVDKSNNEMDRIEVPSMQTLSVEAPKVSKVSPPPTPPPAYHPTPPPSRKTPPSSVSTPPDDLQKVEEEMPVVESCWPPPPPPLEGDSVFDGEDEVDFPPPPPPFLTDNVPDVIDSCVKQLDLLSGCTVAKQDVGDTNKDSGEGGTVIQEHKPHLPDTVPQSEVYDNKAEVTVQLSTSNCDDEGYCKPEEPVSSLPDTVPPPPVEGPPMPTITQAENLVSVSALVPSNSFQRRDSLKTEDQSSSGPTVSAQSPVIVPVAPPIPTETQAVNFRRQPSIAYRDTRSKELLPRHRSAPIPKEDANIPLVTPSLLQMVRLRSVNVNEDQMSATSEDKPISHGAPVQENCPVSVPGHQHIPQKPIRKSLSLKSSPQLFTPSSVTMNSPSVRLQEAIRMKTAAMSARDGLPSRLGVRSLPYNCISEPAALSLKSPEGCDMHMSPASTASFIFSRSAKKVVIETAATSTCEAQATLKKSLAAELVQVSDQPRASTVSNGGVKCDKVPPPVARKPVHGNINPPTHHPVCSGKTENSVKGNGAIGEVQHGISGITSPETTTTRVTADTIETLF; this is translated from the exons ctGGCCCGAAGGGTAATGAAGACCATAAGAGGTTGGCGGTCCACTACACAACGTCACAGCACCACCAGGAGAATGTATTCATTGAGGGCAGCAGGCCACAGTACCTGGAGGACCTGCACACTGAGGCTCTGGAGGGACTGAAGATACTGCAGCAGGAAG AACACAAAAATGGAGAGAATTTTGCTGACGATGAAAGCATCTCT TCCTCAGACACCCTGCGTCCAGAACAGGATATCAGCTTCAAGGACGGAGGTGAATGTCAGGATTTGGAAGCCACTACGGGGAATAGTGATACCACAGTAGCTACTTCTGTGTCCACAAGACCATTGCTCACTCCACAAG gtTCTACATTTAAGCCCCCAAATACAATGAAGAGCGTAGATACTAAGAGCAGGAAGATGAACAGGAGGACCACCATCATGGGTATTCCCAACCAGGTCCAGAAAGAGCTTG CACTACACAGAACTTCAACCTTCCAGCCACTTGTTTCTGTGCAGCACCTTAATCAAGATGGCCAGGTCACCGACAGCCAATCAGGCGTCGTTATTATCCCAACAGTTGATGGAGGGTCTCCAGCAGCAAATAAAGAAGGAGCAAGAGTGCACCTTTCAGAGTTGGAG CAGGCAGCCAAGGATGAACAGCTTTTTAACAACCACCTCCAGGCTATGTTCAGGGATGAGCAGACCCTCGACCTCGGCTTTGGTTCCAGTGTCTGTCCCACCTCCAACATGAGACCCAAGTCCCTTGCAGTACCTGGCAtgaccacctcctccaccttctgTCCTTCATCAATGTTAAGCTTTCTCCAAGAATCGCAG gGTCCAGTGATGTCCATATCACCTCAGGCCACTTACTTGTCGACAATTATCCCTAATGCCGTCTTGCCAGCCTCGATTGAAGTCATAGAGATAGACCGGAGCCGCAGCCGGACTCGTGGCAGCAGTGTCAACCACGGTGGTAGTGTCCTCACTGTTAGCAAAAGCAGCCTTGGATCCAGAGACTCATCAGTCAGCCCTTTGTTGTCCAGAAGATCAGACGGAGATGGTTTCCAGACTGATCACTCGTGCAAAAACTCCACACTGATGCCCAAATCAACTTCAGGGTCAAATTGGAGTGAGTCACAGTGTTCAAAGACCATTATTTTAAATCCCTCCCCAGTGTCCTCTAAAGGGAGCCCACGCATTGGTAACTGCCATACGGTGGGACTTAATGAACAGGGAAGCCAGCAAGAGCACTGTGGAGGAGATCAAGaccatgtcagtgtttgtagCTCAGTAAGCACGATTAGCAGCCCTAACAGTAAAGGTGAAAATATCGTAATAGTTCAAGGATCAGAGTCTGGTGGGTCAGGTTCAGTGACTGTAGAGGAGGATGCAAAGAACAAGTGCAACTTCGCACGCAGTCTTTCAGTTATGAAGACTAAACAACCCCCGGCACCTCCACGGAGAACAAACTCTCTTCACAGTAATAAGTTCAAGAGTAGCTCCAGGGTTCTGATGGAAAGCCAAGATCTCAATGACTTGATGTCTGAAGAGGTGGAAACTACTACAAAACATGCTGTAGTGAAAGATGACATCAAGTTGGTCACAGGAGGTAGAAGCAAGATCACCAATCCTGTATCCAGTTCTGCTTGGTCCAGCTCTCCAGAAGTTTCCTCCAGTCCAATGATCAACACACAAAACCCTTCTAAAGATGCTGAAGGACCGCCACAGCCACTGTCAGAATCAAGGAGCTCCTCCCCACAGAAAACACCTTCAGAAGAGGAGGGGAAGTTTGAAAGGACCATGTCCCCTTCCAGTGGCTACTCCAGCCAGAGTGGAACTCCAACACTCTCCCCTAAAGGTATCTCCCCAACTTCCccagaaaaacagaagaagccTATTAAACCTGAGAGATCAGCGTCTCGGGCCTCATCCTCAGCAGCTTCTCCTTCATCCTCTCTTACCTCTTTATCATCCGGTACATCTGAGCCTGTCAATCCAGATGTCTCCACATGTAGCACAAATCTTCTTCCACAAGTAACTTCACCCACAGTTATACCAAACAAACTTACACCAACTAACAATTCTTCAACTCTGAGAGTAGAATGTAGAGATCTGTTAAACATTCCACCACCTCCCAAGGTCAAAGCaccatgtcctcctcctccagagacATGGGTTCACAATAGGCGGACCATTGAGTTCTTGTGTGGTCCCATTTCCAGTGTCAGCAAAGAAACCCACAAACCCCCCAAAATACACGACAGCACAGTTAAACATGCAGAAGTCCAGCCTAAAGCCACAGAGGAAGAGCAAGATTTATTTCAAAACCAGATAGCCTTAGTCGAACCTGTCACGGAATTGTCAGAAAGTGAAGAAAAGTCGGAGGCATTCTTAGCAACATATCCCACAGATGCCCACAAAGACCTAGAGAGCAAGGAATGTCCAGGTTCCAAGACAGAGGGAGTACAAACAAGTGCAGATGCTCAGAAACCAGACCAAAGTAGTAGCCCAGTAGTGACGAGCCCCAGTAATCAAGAGATACATCAAAGGAAAGGTCCCCCTCCTGTGATGAAAAAACCCATGACAATATTGCACAAAGATACGCCGTTGTCAACAGAGCAGCCAGCAGAGACGCAGCAAAAGGAAAAGAGTAGTCGTAACCAGGTAGAAGTTAATTCATCTGTTGAGAACAACGTAACATCCTCACACAATGGGGTAATTGTTTTAGTGGATAAGAGTAATAATGAGATGGATAGAATTGAGGTACCATCCATGCAAACACTTTCTGTAGAGGCACCCAAGGTCAGTAAGGTCTCACCTCCACCTACCCCTCCCCCAGCATACCACCCTACACCTCCTCCCTCACGAAAGACACCTCCCTCATCAGTGTCTACGCCACCAGATGACTTACAGAAGGTAGAGGAGGAGATGCCTGTTGTTGAGTCTTGCTggccacctcctccacctcctttgGAAGGGGACTCAGTCTTTGATGGAGAAGACGAGGTAGactttcctcctccaccaccaccattcCTAACAGACAATGTGCCagatgtgattgacagctgtgtcAAACAGCTAGACCTTCTCAGCGGGTGTACCGTGGCGAAACAAGACGTTGGAGACACAAATAAGGATTCAGGTGAAGGTGGGACTGTCATACAggaacacaaaccacatttgcCAGACACTGTTCCACAATCAGAAGTATATGATAACAAAGCAGAGGTTACAGTGCAACTTTCAACATCTAACTGTGATGATGAGGGTTATTGCAAACCAGAGGAGCCTGTTTCATCTCTGCCAGATACTGTCCCACCTCCACCCGTAGAGGGACCTCCCATGCCAACAATTACACAAGCAGAAAACCTTGTATCAGTCTCTGCTTTAGTTCCTTCCAACAGTTTCCAGAGACGAGACTCTCTGAAAACTGAAGATCAGTCTTCCTCTGGGCCCACTGTTAGTGCCCAATCTCCAGTTATAGTCCCAGTTGCTCCCCCCATACCAACAGAGACTCAGGCGGTTAATTTTAGAAGACAACCCAGTATAGCATATCGAGACACCCGGAGCAAGGAGCTTCTTCCCCGCCACAGAAGTGCACCCATTCCTAAAGAGGATGCAAACATACCTCTCGTCACTCCCTCTCTGCTCCAAATGGTTCGCCTCAGATCAGTCAACGTGAATGAAGATCAGATGAGCGCTACTTCTGAGGACAAACCAATAAGCCACGGAGCTCCAGTTCAGGAGAATTGCCCAGTCTCAGTCCCAGGACATCAACACATTCCACAAAAGCCCATTCGCAAGTCTCTGTCTCTAAAATCTTCACCTCAGTTATTCACACCATCCTCTGTGACAATGAACTCTCCCTCAGTGCGCTTACAGGAAGCCATACGTATGAAAACTGCAgccatgtctgcaagagatgggCTTCCATCCCGACTGGGTGTAAGGTCACTCCCCTACAACTGCATCAGTGAACCCGCAGCTCTGTCTCTAAAATCACCTGAAGGGTGTGACATGCACATGTCCCCTGCCTCCACAGCCAGCTTCATCTTCTCCAGGAGCGCAAAAAAAGTCGTCATCGAGACTGCAGCTACCTCCACATGTGAAGCTCAGGCAACTCTCAAGAAAAGCTTGGCAGCCGAGCTTGTGCAGGTGTCCGACCAGCCAAGGGCTTCCACTGTCTCCAATGGTGGAGTGAAGTGTGACAAAGTTCCTCCGCCTGTCGCTAGGAAGCCGGTACATGGCAACATCAATCCTCCAACGCATCATCCTGTCTGCTCAGGAAAGACGGAGAACAGTGTTAAAGGAAATGGGGCAATAGGAGAAGTGCAACATGGAATAAGTGGAATAACATCTCCTGAGACGACAA CTACAAGGGTGACAGCGGACACGATTGAAACACTGTTCTGA